In one Oryza glaberrima chromosome 2, OglaRS2, whole genome shotgun sequence genomic region, the following are encoded:
- the LOC127761264 gene encoding uncharacterized protein LOC127761264, with protein MAVSWPGMVQWWEEWQLRVLALSSLFLQCFLFVSATFRRYRIPALFRTCIWLAYLGSDALAIYGLATLFNRHRKPAPGAVAAAGGTSNGHGRSSMLEVLWAPVFLIHLGGQDTITAYNIEDNELWARHAVAMSSQAAVSVYVFCRSWSGGKVPVRCPVALFVAGFLKMGHRLWALRRASITWHATVSSDRRSRRKTTAEEEGGDMSLENYIRQAREQAATRNIDDAVNINDDGEARRAARRRSREQRAQLLAPNILEELMELFIDFPAPYARRIVYLTSFMALENYDAYYNLCNLLDLAFQFFYTKKNTNYTIVGIFLWVLFFLLGITAVAGFDGLDSNKDGLDRDDVKVTYILLCSAIVMEFSSLVWLNDWNWVPLWMLAPEMHRTIVQFNLIGFAARSRWPTMVMWIATLLGCKNYVNQHWYLEHRSSTAKIIGFIRKDLTSGWVSLRSVADHRRFNDRRGHWTLRREQCYGELGWSVTELPFDEAVLVWHIATAICLHCTDVPTAAEDADGASAAARSMEISNYMMYLLLFQPDMLMPGTQQSLFTVACREIRRALRNQRQQEKLSERELARWLLFSVDEPTTAAAEQGGGGGEGRHLANARRLAGAMMELDADRRLRVIGGVWVEMICYSASRCRGFLHSKSMGVGGEFLTVVWLLLHRMGMEGLADKLQRPELTTGDVQDAVVV; from the coding sequence atggcggTGTCCTGGCCCGGGATGGTGCAGTGGTGGGAAGAATGGCAGCTCCGCGTGCTCGCGCTTAGCAGTCTCTTCCTCCAGTGCTTCCTCTTCGTCTCCGCCACCTTCCGCAGGTACCGCATCCCGGCACTCTTCAGGACATGCATCTGGCTCGCCTACCTGGGCTCCGATGCTCTGGCGATCTACGGCCTCGCCACCCTCTTCAACCGCCACAGGAAGCCCGCGCCGggggcggtggccgccgccggcggcaccaGCAACGGCCACGGGAGATCTTCCATGCTGGAGGTGTTGTGGGCGCCCGTCTTCCTCATCCACCTCGGCGGGCAGGACACAATAACCGCGTACAACATCGAGGACAACGAGCTGTGGGCGCGGCACGCGGTGGCCATGTCGTCTCAGGCCGCTGTGTCCGTCTACGTGTTCTGTAGGTCATGGTCCGGCGGGAAGGTGCCGGTGCGCTGCCCGGTGGCGCTGTTCGTAGCCGGGTTCCTTAAAATGGGTCATAGACTGTGGGCTCTGCGGCGAGCCAGCATTACGTGGCACGCAACCGTGAGCTCTGACCGTCGGAgccggaggaagacgacggcggaggaggaaggaggcgacATGTCGTTAGAGAACTACATACGGCAGGCAAGAGAACAAGCCGCCACCAGGAACATCGACGACGCGGTGAACatcaacgacgacggcgaggctcGTCGGGCGgcccgccgccgtagccgcgaGCAGCGGGCACAGTTGCTTGCACCCAATATCCTAGAGGAGCTCATGGAGCTGTTCATAGATTTCCCCGCACCCTACGCTCGCCGGATTGTCTACCTCACGTCCTTCATGGCGCTCGAAAACTACGACGCCTACTACAACCTGTGCAATCTTCTGGATTTAGCATTCCAGTTCTTCTACACCAAGAAGAACACCAACTACACCATCGTCGGCATCTTCCTGTGGGTACTCTTCTTCCTGCTGGGAATCACGGCCGTCGCGGGCTTCGACGGGCTTGACAGCAACAAGGACGGACTTGACAGGGACGATGTCAAGGTAACCTACATCCTTCTGTGCTCTGCCATCGTGATGGAATTCAGTTCCCTTGTTTGGCTGAACGACTGGAACTGGGTGCCATTGTGGATGCTAGCACCAGAAATGCACCGCACTATCGTGCAGTTCAACCTCATCGGCTTCGCTGCCCGCAGCCGATGGCCAACAATGGTGATGTGGATCGCTACGTTGTTGGGGTGCAAGAACTATGTCAACCAACACTGGTATCTTGAACATCGTTCCTCAACAGCAAAGATCATAGGTTTCATCCGCAAGGACCTGACATCCGGTTGGGTTAGCCTACGCAgcgtcgccgaccaccggagatTCAATGACCGGCGAGGCCATTGGACTCTCCGGCGGGAGCAATGCTACGGGGAGCTAGGGTGGAGCGTAACGGAGTTGCCGTTCGACGAGGCCGTCCTTGTCTGGCACATCGCCACGGCCATCTGCCTTCACTGCACGGATGTTCCGACGGCTGCTGAAGATGCCGACggcgccagcgcggcggcgcgctccatGGAAATATCCAACTACATGATGTACTTGCTCCTGTTCCAGCCGGACATGCTGATGCCCGGCACCCAACAGAGCCTGTTCACCGTGGCCTGCCGCGAGATCAGGCGTGCCTTGAGAAACCAGAGGCAGCAGGAGAAGCTCAGCGAGAGAGAGCTTGCACGTTGGCTCCTCTTCAGCGTCGACGAGCCCACCACGGCCGCTGCagagcaaggaggaggaggaggagaaggccggcATCTAGCAAATGCGCGCAGGCTCGCCGGAGCGATGATGGAGCTGGACGCTGACAGGAGACTAAGGGTCATCGGCGGGGTGTGGGTGGAGATGATATGCTACTCCGCGAGCAGATGCAGGGGGTTCCTGCACAGCAAGAGCATGGGCGTCGGCGGGGAGTTCCTCACCGTCGTCTGGCTCCTGCTTCACCGGATGGGCATGGAGGGGTTGGCCGACAAGCTCCAGAGGCCAGAGCTTACTACTGGAGACGTGCAGGATGCTGTTGTTGTGTAA
- the LOC127763806 gene encoding uncharacterized protein LOC127763806 isoform X1, with translation MSIKDFEDRAVVRGPWIFHFVQGSYDAALSRPTKFPHGPHLGDPSPAAAAARDGALGRLRGARPADGGRPQPPPLPPPRREGAPGGEVPPPRREARLRAPSRAPPPPPRAPRRQPRLPRPLRPRRHRRRPGPPRRHLRRPQASASICIPHPNPSSLSFTQISASASVSELSDELLELGGRGYPTPHSSVRGEIEEAERREEEWDRFYEAKRKEMEEFQAMSGRFEAAARDEVQSLRDLVSQLKSTLQEHHGGVMYLNNAEITAAEARKSDLMAKKAKLDESLASARQFRALLQQQLQKSFASQIGDQKTTQTTI, from the exons ATGTCAATCAAGGACTTCGAGGATCGAGCTGTGGTCCGTGGGCCGTGGATCTTCCACTTTGTGCAGGGCAGTTACGACGCTGCTCTTTCCCGCCCAACCAAATTCCCCCACGGGCCCCACCTCGGCGacccctcaccggcggcggcggcggcgcgcgatgGAGCTCTCGGCCGCCTTCGAGGAGCGCGTCCGGCAGATGGAGGACGCCCGCAaccaccgcctctccctcctccac GCCGAGAAGGAGCTCCAGGCGGAGAGGTCCCGCCTCCTCGACGCGAAGCTCGCCTCCGCGCGCCGtctcgagcgccgccgcctcctcctcgagcgccgcgccgccaacCTCGCCTCCCGCGCCCTCTCCGCCCGCGCCGGCATCGACGCCGCCCGGGCCCGCCGCGTCGCCATCTCCGGCGACCTCAGGCAAGCGCGAGCATATGCATCCCCCACCCaaacccctcctccctctcgttTACTCAAATTTCCGCATCCGCATCGGTGTCTGAACTCTCTGACGAATTGCTCGAATTGGGGGGGCGCGGTTACCCAACCCCCCACAGCTCGGTGAGGGGCGAGATCGAGGaggcggagcggagggaggaggagtgggACCGCTTCTACGAGGCCAagaggaaggagatggaggagttCCAGGCGATGTCGGGGCGGTTCGAGGCAGCGGCGCGCGACGAAGTGCAGAGCCTGAGGGATTTGGTATCTCAA CTGAAATCAACGCTGCAAGAGCATCACGGCGGCGTGATGTACTTGAACAACGCTGAGATTACTGCTGCAGAAGCCAGGAAGTCTGATCTCATGGCCAAGAAGGCAAAACTGGACGAGAGCCTGGCTTCAGCACGCCAGTTCAGAGcactgctgcagcagcagctccagaAATCCTTCGCCTCACAGATTGGGGATCAAAAGACAACACAAACTACCATTTGA
- the LOC127763806 gene encoding uncharacterized protein LOC127763806 isoform X2 — translation MELSAAFEERVRQMEDARNHRLSLLHAEKELQAERSRLLDAKLASARRLERRRLLLERRAANLASRALSARAGIDAARARRVAISGDLRGEIEEAERREEEWDRFYEAKRKEMEEFQAMSGRFEAAARDEVQSLRDLVSQLKSTLQEHHGGVMYLNNAEITAAEARKSDLMAKKAKLDESLASARQFRALLQQQLQKSFASQIGDQKTTQTTI, via the exons atgGAGCTCTCGGCCGCCTTCGAGGAGCGCGTCCGGCAGATGGAGGACGCCCGCAaccaccgcctctccctcctccac GCCGAGAAGGAGCTCCAGGCGGAGAGGTCCCGCCTCCTCGACGCGAAGCTCGCCTCCGCGCGCCGtctcgagcgccgccgcctcctcctcgagcgccgcgccgccaacCTCGCCTCCCGCGCCCTCTCCGCCCGCGCCGGCATCGACGCCGCCCGGGCCCGCCGCGTCGCCATCTCCGGCGACCTCAG GGGCGAGATCGAGGaggcggagcggagggaggaggagtgggACCGCTTCTACGAGGCCAagaggaaggagatggaggagttCCAGGCGATGTCGGGGCGGTTCGAGGCAGCGGCGCGCGACGAAGTGCAGAGCCTGAGGGATTTGGTATCTCAA CTGAAATCAACGCTGCAAGAGCATCACGGCGGCGTGATGTACTTGAACAACGCTGAGATTACTGCTGCAGAAGCCAGGAAGTCTGATCTCATGGCCAAGAAGGCAAAACTGGACGAGAGCCTGGCTTCAGCACGCCAGTTCAGAGcactgctgcagcagcagctccagaAATCCTTCGCCTCACAGATTGGGGATCAAAAGACAACACAAACTACCATTTGA
- the LOC127763537 gene encoding E3 ubiquitin-protein ligase GW2, translating into MGNRIGGRRKAGVEERYTRPQGLYEHRDIDQKKLRKLILEAKLAPCYMGADDAAAAADLEECPICFLYYPSLNRSKCCSKGICTECFLQMKPTHTAQPTQCPFCKTPSYAVEYRGVKTKEERSIEQFEEQKVIEAQMRMRQQALQDEEDKMKRKQNRCSSSRTITPTKEVEYRDICSTSFSVPSYRCAEQETECCSSEPSCSAQTSMRPFHSRHNRDDNIDMNIEDMMVMEAIWRSIQEQGSIGNPVCGNFMPVTEPSPRERQPFVPAASLEIPHGGGFSCAVAAMAEHQPPSMDFSYMAGSSAFPVFDMFRRPCNIAGGSMCNLESSPESWSGIAPSCSREVVREEGECSADHWSEGAEAGTSYAGSDIVADAGTMPQLPFAENFAMAPSHFRPESIEEQMMFSMALSLADGHGRTHSQGLAWL; encoded by the exons ATGGGGAACAGGataggggggaggaggaaggcggggGTGGAGGAGAGGTACACGAGGCCGCAGGGGCTGTACGAGCACAGGGACATCGACCAGAAGAAGCTCCGGAAGCTGATCCTCGAGGCCAAGCTCGCGCCGTGCTACATgggcgccgacgacgccgccgccgccgccgacctcgaggAGTGCCCCATCTGCTTCCTG TACTACCCAAGTCTTAACCGATCAAAGTGTTGCTCAAAAGGGATATGCACCG AGTGCTTTCTCCAAATGAAACCAACTCACACTGCTCAGCCTACACA ATGTCCATTCTGCAAAACTCCCAGTTATGCTGTGGAGTATCGTGGTGTAAAGACAAAGGAGGAAAGGAGCATAGAACAATTT GAAGAGCAGAAAGTCATAGAAGCACAAATGAGGATGCGCCAGCAAGCACTTCAAGATGAAGAAGATAAgatgaaaagaaaacagaacagGTGCTCTTCTAGCAGAACAATCACACCAACCAAAGAAGTGGAGTATAGAGATATTTGCAGCACATCCTTTTCAG TGCCGTCATACCGATGTGCTGAGCAAGAAACTGAATGCTGTTCATCGGAACCTTCATGCTCTGCCCAGACTAGCATGCGCCCTTTCCATTCTAGGCATAACCG TGATGATAACATTGACATGAATATAGAGGATATGATGGTTATGGAAGCGATTTGGCGTTCCATTCAG GAGCAGGGAAGTATAGGGAATCCTGTCTGTGGCAACTTTATGCCTGTAACTGAGCCATCTCCGCGTGAACGCCAGCCATTCGTTCCAGCTGCTTCTCTAGAAATACCTCATGGTGGTGGATTTTCCTGTGCGGTTGCGGCAATGGCTGAGCACCAGCCACCCAGTATGGACTTCTCTTACATGGCTGGCAGCAGCGCATTCCCAGTTTTCGACATGTTCCGGCGACCATGCAACATTGCTGGTGGAAGCATGTGTAATCTGGAGAGCTCACCGGAGAGCTGGAGCGGGATAGCACCAAGCTGCAGCAGGGAAGTGgtaagagaggaaggagagtgCTCGGCTGACCACTGGTCGGAGGGTGCAGAGGCCGGAACAAGCTACGCGGGCTCAGACATCGTGGCGGATGCCGGGACCATGCCGCAGCTGCCTTTCGCCGAGAACTTCGCCATGGCGCCAAGCCACTTCCGCCCGGAGAGCATCGAAGAACAGATGATGTTTTCCATGGCTCTTTCTTTAGCAGATGGTCATGGAAGAACACACTCGCAAGGGTTGGCATGGTTGTAG